The following DNA comes from Bryobacteraceae bacterium.
CAGCCTTTGTACGGCCAGAACTCAAAGCCTGTGCCCATCTTCGCGCCGTAGATCGTGTAGCAAACCAGGAAAGAAAATGCGAGCCATGAGTAGCGGTTTCCACGCACGCCCATTGCAATCATCGCCGCGATTCCACCGGCTGCAGCGGCCGCGCCGGGCCAACCGAGCCCGCCCAGCGCCGCAACGCCGGTCTTCGCGCCCGTTAGCCACAGCCCAGTCATCGCTGCGGCGAGGGCCAGAATCGCCCACCACGGCGAACCGGTCCACTCGTTCTCCAGCCGGATCCCCAGCGACTTCAGAAACGCTGCCGGAACCTCGGCCCCCACCAGGACGAATGCGTGGTCGTACTCCCGCTCTGTCTGTCCGGAGCGGGTGTTGAGCGTGTAGGTTCGCTCCGCAAACGACGCCACTGTGGATTCGAACACCACTTCCACGCGCCCGGCGGCCTGCGCCTCGGCAATCAGGCGTTCGTTTTCCTTGAAGACGCGGGCGAATGACGATCCGCGGTACGACAGCGTCACGCGATTCCGCTCGGCCAGAGTGAGCGCGGCCTCCACCGCGCTATTTCCACCGCCGACGACGAGTATCTTCTCGCCGCGGTAGTGGCCCGGGCTGTAGAGCCGATGATAGACGCCCTCCCGGTCTTCGCCGGGAACACCCAGCTTGCGCGGCGTGCCGCGCTGTCCGGTGGCCAGAACCACTCGCCGCGTCCGATACACACCGTTCTGGGTCCAGACCTCGAATATCCCGTCCCGCCCTTTCGCGGCCCTCTCCACGCCTTCGCCCGTCCGCACATCGAGCTTGTTCTCATCCACAATCTGCCGCCAGCGCGCCAACAGGTCTTCCTTCCGCGCCCCGTCGAGCCAGAGCTTCCCCTTCGGCGGGGTGGCGTCGGGCTCGGCGTACACCCACTTGCCTTCCGGAAAGTCCTCGATCGTGTTCGCGATCTTGTTCTTCTCGAGCACCACCACGCGGAGGCCCTTGGCCTGCAATTCCAGCGCCGCGTTCAGGCCCGATGCGCCCGCGCCGACAACCACCACGTCGTACTCACCCGGTTCGCTCCCCCGCGCGCCGGCGAGAGCCGCGATGTAGTTCGCAACCCGGTAGCCGTGCTCCATGGCGAGTTTTACCACCGGCGCGCCGGAGAGGTCGCCGATCACGAAGAGCCCGCGGACATTGCTTTCGAGATTCGCGTCCACCACCGGACGCCGCCCGGCGGGATTCGAACTATCGAGGATCGCCTTTATCGTCTGGCCCAGCATCGCGCGCCGCTAACCGGCTACTTCTTCGCCGCCTCAACCTCGGAAGTCACGCTCGGCTCCAGCGCGCCGCCGCAGGACGAGCATGCCGCCGCCGATGGATGATTCGCCGCCCCGCAACCCGTGCACCCGATCGGACCGTGCGTCAGCGGCATCTTCGCGAGCCCCTCCGGCATCGGCTGGGAGTCCGGCGCCGGAGCCTTCATCGCCAGCACCAGCGCCGCCGGCACGGAAAACACAAACCCCAGCGCGAACCAGCGCCATGCAGAGAACCCCTTTCCCATCGCCATGTGCGCGCAAGCTCCGCCGAAGATCAGACCAATGAGCACCAACACTCCCGCCCAGAAGTACGCGCCGGACTCCCGCTGGCTCTGCTGGTTCGAAAAGATCATCCCTTCGGGCCGGAACTTGGTGACGTACTCGAGGGGATTAGCCAGGAGATCCGCTTCCATTGCCCGCATCACCGCCATTCGCTGGCCGTCGATGACATAGGCGAGGTCGTGCCGGGAAACACGTGAGTTGCACACAACGCAGGTCTCGCCGTCCTTGGCGGGCATGGGCCCCATGATCCGCGGCTTGTTCTGTCCGAGCGCCAGCGCGTTCACAAGGACCAGGAGCGCCGCCAGGATGGCTGCCGACGAGATGTGTACTGCTCGGCTCATCGTTTAATCAAGGTGCGCCTTCATACGGTTCCCTGTCAAGCAGAATCCCGATCCGGGTCCCATTTATTCCCGCGCTTCGATACGATACCCCTATGCCGGTGACACGCCGCAAGGCCCTCCAGTCCGCCCTCGCTCTCGCCGCCGCTTCGTGCGGGACTACCGCCCGCAAGCGTCCCAACATCCTCTTCGTGATGACCGACGACCACGCTGTGCCCCATCTTGGCTGCTACGGCAACACGCTCGTTAGGACGCCGCACATGGATCGTGTCGCCGTGGAAGG
Coding sequences within:
- a CDS encoding FAD-dependent oxidoreductase, translating into MLGQTIKAILDSSNPAGRRPVVDANLESNVRGLFVIGDLSGAPVVKLAMEHGYRVANYIAALAGARGSEPGEYDVVVVGAGASGLNAALELQAKGLRVVVLEKNKIANTIEDFPEGKWVYAEPDATPPKGKLWLDGARKEDLLARWRQIVDENKLDVRTGEGVERAAKGRDGIFEVWTQNGVYRTRRVVLATGQRGTPRKLGVPGEDREGVYHRLYSPGHYRGEKILVVGGGNSAVEAALTLAERNRVTLSYRGSSFARVFKENERLIAEAQAAGRVEVVFESTVASFAERTYTLNTRSGQTEREYDHAFVLVGAEVPAAFLKSLGIRLENEWTGSPWWAILALAAAMTGLWLTGAKTGVAALGGLGWPGAAAAAGGIAAMIAMGVRGNRYSWLAFSFLVCYTIYGAKMGTGFEFWPYKGWGYKAFSFFDRPMSFWYTVAYTLAMTAFGFRAMKRWGVDRKDRFQIWRYTSLLAFQWIFFFLIPEFLFQYAVKYQWVGERLAADPVFAGQAWRSYGIVYAWPLFFYTFFGSPHQIWIVWGVILTFVLIPLLALWHGKRYCSWICGCGGLAETLGDRWRQNAPKGKSSIRWEWMNWAVLGAAAGITAMVLLKDTVELFRATHATALVWYRLVADVWLVGIVPVTLYPFLGGKIWCRYWCPLAKLMHIFSGVFTRFKASRFAIYSNDKCIACGECSRNCQVGIDVMSHALKQQVLDNGNSSCIGCGICVSVCPMDVLSFTRAGTAANLVQIQTTKAA